Genomic segment of Methanolobus mangrovi:
CTGAAAAAAGAAAAGGCAGAAAACGCATGATCATAGGTATCGGAGCCCGAAAGGGCATCAACAGCCAGGAAGCAATCGATGCGATCAACAGTGCACTTGCTGAGGCCGGCAGGAGCATCGATGAAGTACATGCGCTGGCGTCTGCAAAGTTAAAAGAGAATGAAGCAGGCCTCCATGAGGCAGCAGAAATTCTCGGTATTGGAATCACTTTCATTGATCACGATGAATTGAATACATATGATGCGCCGTCAGCTTCGCAGGCAAAACGCTTCGGGCTTACAGGTGTGGCAGAGCCTGCTGCACTGGCGTTGTCGGAAAAAAAAGAATTGATACTAAGGAAGAAGGCATATGGTAGGGTCACAATCGCAATCGCAGAGTGAAGCAAAAGGAAAGCTTTACATTATTGGTATAGGTCCGGGTTCTGTCGAACAGCTAACGGTAAAGGCAAGAGACGTCATCCTGAATTCAGATTACATCGTCGGAAACGGTACTTACCTCGACCAGATGGCAAGCCTGCTGGACAAA
This window contains:
- a CDS encoding cobalamin biosynthesis protein, with amino-acid sequence MIIGIGARKGINSQEAIDAINSALAEAGRSIDEVHALASAKLKENEAGLHEAAEILGIGITFIDHDELNTYDAPSASQAKRFGLTGVAEPAALALSEKKELILRKKAYGRVTIAIAE